The proteins below come from a single Bacteroidales bacterium WCE2004 genomic window:
- a CDS encoding Acyl-CoA synthetase (AMP-forming)/AMP-acid ligase II, which translates to MTAFKDVFERYYTWLEGYLRNVRRFADKPAMVDPDTDRSWTYSELDRACNQLSRALRADGTGHGDVVMLMLGNCPEFAFSYIAAQKNGAVCCPVNFRISAGELAYCLDDSRPTVLLYAAEFRESVLQALEMSAHRPARLVVVDGASTEDSVSYEDYTAGQETTPIAPEVPYSTFDETSRLYTSGTTGRPKAVPMTSINEVLSAHDVMIHFPMSYRDVTVNTTPWFHRGGLHCAGPCPAFYAGATIVVMRRFDAATTLRYVSRYGITFIVGVPTVLEALADEQERKGWDLASLHGIVTMGSPLEREACIRYQRVLTPNIYNGYGTTETFWNTFLRPFDLPGNAGTAGASCVDDDVRVVKIFEDRRAEPDELAAMDGSEVGEVIICSPAKSPYLYSNNPGQTEEKYHDGFLYTHDLATWDKNQFITIVGRMDDMIISSGENIYPTEIETVLNKHPKVKDCMVTSVPDKIRGQIVTAYIVRAEDSLTCEEMDEYCKESPEVANFKRPRYYRFVSQIPFNATGKKMHVKMKEIALEDLKNGLLYRV; encoded by the coding sequence ATGACTGCATTCAAAGACGTATTTGAACGTTACTACACCTGGTTGGAAGGCTACCTGCGCAACGTGCGCCGTTTCGCCGACAAACCGGCGATGGTCGACCCGGATACAGACAGAAGCTGGACTTACAGCGAGCTGGACCGGGCCTGCAACCAGCTCTCCCGCGCCCTCCGCGCCGACGGCACCGGCCACGGCGACGTCGTGATGCTGATGCTGGGCAACTGCCCCGAATTCGCTTTTTCCTACATAGCGGCGCAGAAGAACGGCGCCGTCTGCTGCCCCGTCAACTTCCGGATTTCCGCCGGCGAGCTGGCCTACTGCCTGGACGATTCCAGGCCCACCGTCCTGCTGTACGCCGCCGAATTCCGCGAGAGCGTGCTGCAGGCGCTCGAGATGTCCGCCCATCGCCCGGCGCGCCTGGTGGTCGTGGACGGCGCTTCCACGGAAGACTCCGTCTCCTACGAGGACTACACGGCCGGGCAGGAGACCACGCCCATCGCGCCGGAAGTCCCCTACAGCACCTTCGACGAGACGTCCCGCCTCTATACTTCCGGCACCACCGGCCGCCCCAAGGCCGTGCCGATGACTTCCATCAACGAAGTCCTTTCCGCCCACGACGTGATGATCCATTTCCCGATGAGCTATCGCGACGTGACGGTCAACACCACGCCCTGGTTCCACCGCGGCGGCCTGCACTGCGCGGGCCCCTGCCCCGCTTTCTACGCCGGCGCGACCATCGTCGTGATGCGCAGGTTCGACGCCGCCACGACGCTCCGCTACGTGTCCCGCTACGGCATCACCTTCATCGTGGGCGTGCCCACGGTACTCGAGGCCCTGGCGGATGAGCAGGAGCGCAAGGGCTGGGACCTCGCCAGCCTGCACGGCATCGTGACGATGGGCAGTCCGCTCGAGCGCGAGGCGTGCATCCGCTACCAGCGCGTGCTCACGCCCAATATCTATAATGGTTACGGCACCACCGAGACCTTCTGGAACACGTTCCTGCGCCCGTTCGACCTGCCGGGCAACGCCGGCACGGCCGGCGCCTCCTGCGTGGACGACGACGTGCGCGTGGTCAAGATCTTCGAAGACCGCCGGGCCGAGCCGGACGAGCTGGCCGCGATGGACGGCAGCGAAGTCGGCGAAGTAATCATCTGCTCGCCGGCCAAGTCGCCCTACCTCTACTCCAACAATCCCGGCCAGACCGAGGAGAAATACCACGACGGCTTCCTCTACACCCACGACCTGGCCACCTGGGACAAGAACCAGTTCATCACCATCGTCGGCCGCATGGACGACATGATCATCTCGTCGGGCGAGAACATCTACCCCACGGAGATCGAGACGGTCCTGAACAAGCATCCCAAGGTCAAGGACTGCATGGTGACCTCCGTCCCGGACAAGATCCGCGGGCAGATCGTCACCGCCTACATCGTGCGCGCCGAAGACTCGCTCACCTGCGAGGAAATGGACGAATACTGCAAGGAAAGCCCCGAAGTGGCCAATTTCAAGCGTCCGCGCTACTACCGCTTCGTCTCGCAGATCCCTTTCAACGCGACGGGCAAGAAGATGCACGTCAAGATGAAGGAAATAGCCCTGGAGGACCTCAAGAACGGACTCCTCTACCGTGTTTAA
- a CDS encoding 3-oxoacyl-[acyl-carrier-protein] synthase-3, translating into MKIIGTGSALPARQVTNDEISQFLDTGDAWICPRTGIHSRHVISDEQIEDLAVEAAQKALDMAGLGAKDIDFFICSNVVSEHVTPGLSCIVAAKMGICCPMIDINCACPGFIYAMDIAETYFQAGKVERVLIVCAEEPSRMTSWEDRSTCVLFGDGAGAAVFARGDKLKAVKLNAQPDPDKICEYRTLMPTPFVTKQEESTPLLMQGREVFRFAVTTSVRDISGLVERCGLTLDQVNWFMIHQANLRIVDAIREGLGVEAERFPTNIADHGNSSSASCPILLDECNRKGMFKPGDVLVFSAFGAGLLSAAAVLEW; encoded by the coding sequence ATGAAAATCATCGGCACCGGAAGCGCACTGCCCGCCAGGCAGGTCACCAACGACGAAATATCCCAGTTCCTGGACACCGGCGACGCGTGGATCTGCCCGCGCACCGGCATCCATTCGCGCCACGTCATCTCCGACGAGCAGATTGAAGACCTGGCCGTCGAGGCGGCGCAGAAAGCCCTCGACATGGCCGGACTGGGCGCGAAGGACATCGATTTCTTCATCTGCTCGAACGTCGTCTCCGAGCACGTCACCCCGGGCCTGAGCTGCATCGTGGCCGCCAAGATGGGCATCTGCTGCCCGATGATCGACATCAACTGCGCCTGTCCGGGCTTCATCTACGCGATGGACATCGCGGAGACCTATTTCCAGGCCGGGAAAGTGGAGCGCGTCCTGATCGTCTGCGCCGAGGAGCCGTCCCGGATGACCTCCTGGGAGGACCGCAGCACCTGCGTGCTGTTCGGCGACGGCGCAGGCGCCGCCGTCTTCGCGCGCGGCGACAAGCTGAAGGCCGTCAAGCTCAACGCACAGCCGGATCCGGACAAGATCTGCGAATACCGCACGCTGATGCCCACGCCCTTCGTCACCAAGCAGGAAGAGAGCACGCCGCTGCTGATGCAGGGGCGCGAGGTCTTCCGCTTCGCCGTCACGACCTCGGTCCGCGACATCAGCGGACTGGTGGAGCGCTGCGGACTGACCCTGGACCAGGTCAACTGGTTCATGATCCACCAGGCCAACCTGCGCATCGTCGACGCCATCCGCGAGGGGCTGGGCGTCGAGGCGGAGCGCTTCCCGACCAACATCGCCGACCACGGCAACTCCTCCTCGGCTTCCTGCCCCATCCTGCTGGACGAATGCAACCGCAAGGGGATGTTCAAGCCGGGCGACGTGCTCGTGTTCAGCGCTTTCGGCGCCGGCCTCCTGTCGGCCGCAGCCGTACTTGAATGGTAA
- a CDS encoding enoyl-[acyl-carrier protein] reductase II, with protein sequence MIKSVICDLLGIEKPIFQGGMAWIADARLAAAVSNAGGLGLISSINFGTEAVRAEIRKARELTDKPFGVNIMLAAPNAAEIADLVVEEGVKILTTGAGSPAPYMEKWKAAGIRVIPVVASVAYAIKMQELGATAVIAEGAESGGHVGDTHTMALVPQVIDAVSIPVLAAGGIFDGRGAAAMLMMGACGVQVGTRFLVADECHVHEVYKERLIAASDVSTMVTGKTLGDAVRGLKTPFTKKFARLEADPNVSDDEVRAFGTGSMRKAVFDGDLSGGSFLAGEVAGMIKGKETAAQIVDDIIGGAERLLAAAPSLLA encoded by the coding sequence ATGATCAAAAGCGTCATTTGTGATCTGCTCGGCATCGAGAAGCCGATCTTCCAGGGCGGAATGGCCTGGATCGCCGATGCCCGGCTCGCGGCCGCCGTGTCCAACGCCGGCGGCCTCGGCCTCATCTCCTCCATCAACTTCGGCACCGAAGCGGTCCGCGCGGAGATCCGCAAGGCCCGCGAGCTGACCGACAAGCCGTTCGGCGTCAACATCATGCTCGCGGCGCCCAACGCCGCCGAGATTGCCGACCTGGTGGTCGAAGAAGGCGTCAAGATCCTCACGACCGGCGCCGGCTCCCCCGCTCCCTATATGGAGAAGTGGAAGGCCGCCGGCATCCGCGTCATCCCGGTCGTCGCCTCCGTGGCCTACGCCATCAAGATGCAGGAGCTCGGCGCGACGGCGGTCATCGCCGAGGGCGCCGAATCCGGCGGCCACGTCGGCGACACCCACACCATGGCCCTCGTGCCGCAGGTCATCGACGCCGTGAGCATCCCGGTGCTCGCCGCCGGCGGCATCTTCGACGGCCGCGGCGCCGCCGCGATGCTGATGATGGGCGCCTGCGGCGTGCAGGTCGGCACCCGCTTCCTCGTCGCGGACGAATGCCACGTGCACGAAGTCTACAAGGAGCGCCTGATCGCGGCGTCCGACGTCAGCACAATGGTCACCGGCAAGACCCTGGGCGACGCCGTGCGCGGGCTCAAGACCCCGTTTACCAAGAAATTCGCCCGGCTCGAGGCCGACCCCAACGTCTCCGACGACGAGGTGCGCGCCTTCGGCACGGGTTCGATGCGCAAGGCCGTCTTCGACGGCGACCTGTCCGGAGGAAGCTTCCTCGCGGGCGAGGTGGCCGGCATGATCAAGGGCAAGGAGACCGCCGCGCAGATCGTGGACGACATCATCGGCGGGGCCGAGCGCCTGCTGGCCGCCGCCCCCTCGCTGCTCGCCTAG
- a CDS encoding 3-oxoacyl-[acyl-carrier-protein] synthase II, with protein sequence MKRVVITGMGVISPIGNDVQTFWQNLLAGVCGIDYIREFPTDELPVKIAGLVKDFDPLAFGMDKGFVRKQDRFTLYGVAAAAQAVADAGLAAEGEGANIDPFRLGVYVGSGIGGFETQYREAMKMAEDPSGHWVSPLLIPTMISNIAAGHIAIRTGAKGPCLDIVTACATSSHCLGEAFRAIRHGYADAIIAGGCEHMVTPLGIAGFANAKALSRSEDPQYASLPFNANRGGFVMGDGAAVLVLEELEHARQRGARIYGEMVGYGNTCDAYHATAPRPDGTTQARCITLALQEAGYDPARDTLYINAHGTGTHLNDLAETQAYKLALGQDAYRAHISSIKSMTGHMFGAAGAAEAITTVLALREGVVPPTVHLDAPDPECDLDYTPNSAVRAALTLGISDSLGFGGHNACIAFRPYQAS encoded by the coding sequence ATGAAGCGGGTCGTCATCACCGGCATGGGCGTCATTTCCCCCATCGGGAATGACGTGCAGACCTTCTGGCAGAACCTGCTTGCAGGCGTCTGCGGCATCGATTATATCCGCGAATTCCCGACGGACGAGCTGCCGGTCAAGATTGCCGGCCTGGTCAAGGACTTCGACCCGCTCGCCTTCGGGATGGACAAGGGATTCGTGCGCAAGCAGGACCGCTTCACGCTCTACGGCGTGGCGGCCGCCGCGCAGGCCGTGGCCGACGCGGGCCTGGCGGCCGAAGGCGAAGGCGCCAACATCGATCCCTTCCGCCTCGGCGTCTATGTCGGCAGCGGCATCGGCGGCTTCGAGACGCAGTACCGCGAAGCGATGAAGATGGCCGAAGACCCGAGCGGCCACTGGGTGTCGCCGCTGCTCATCCCGACGATGATCAGCAACATCGCCGCAGGGCACATCGCCATCCGCACGGGCGCAAAAGGCCCGTGCCTGGACATCGTGACCGCGTGCGCGACTTCCTCGCATTGCCTCGGAGAGGCCTTCCGCGCCATCCGGCACGGCTATGCCGACGCCATCATCGCGGGCGGCTGCGAACACATGGTCACGCCGCTGGGCATCGCCGGCTTCGCCAACGCCAAGGCGCTCTCGCGCTCCGAAGACCCGCAGTACGCCTCCCTGCCCTTCAACGCCAACCGCGGCGGCTTCGTGATGGGCGACGGCGCCGCCGTGCTCGTGCTCGAAGAGCTGGAGCACGCCCGGCAGCGCGGCGCCCGGATCTACGGCGAGATGGTCGGCTACGGCAACACCTGCGACGCCTACCACGCCACGGCCCCGCGCCCCGACGGCACCACGCAGGCGCGCTGCATCACCCTGGCCCTGCAGGAAGCCGGTTACGACCCGGCCCGGGACACGCTCTACATCAACGCCCACGGCACCGGCACGCACCTCAACGATCTCGCGGAGACGCAGGCCTACAAGCTCGCCCTCGGCCAGGACGCCTACCGCGCGCACATCTCCTCCATCAAGTCGATGACCGGGCACATGTTCGGCGCCGCCGGCGCGGCGGAAGCCATCACCACCGTGCTGGCGCTGCGCGAAGGCGTCGTGCCGCCGACCGTCCACCTGGACGCGCCCGATCCCGAATGCGACCTGGACTACACACCCAACAGCGCCGTCCGCGCCGCGCTCACGCTCGGCATCTCGGATTCCCTCGGCTTCGGCGGACATAATGCCTGTATCGCCTTCCGTCCCTATCAAGCATCCTAA
- a CDS encoding long-chain acyl-CoA synthetase: MYNLTINDSFLKTFQRAILECWDKPAIEEYKSSSITYGELAAELDKTVRFWKAAGLQAGDKIAINARSSAGWGKTFFAAQTGGFVAVQLFNGFTPADTMQLVNHSDSRILYTEKAIFDKMDFEAMPALLGAIDTRSGELLAARGDFAERYAARDAAFAAAYPGGFTREDVRFAERGLDELCALMYTSGSTGNPKGVMISVRNFSSNIQLIPNHFPYKREDNYVSVLPYAHIFGLVYDLMAPLCYGMTLCILCIPPVPANLKPALRQYRPFVFFAVPLIINKMLDDTIGEFIRSKSGAAKLADHVHNPDFCEALRTIFMNAFGGNLGLMITGGAAMPEQLERLFLEQLKVPFVTGYGMTECTPTITLGHKETYVMKECGEPVPEGIELKIDSPDPRHVAGEVMVRGHVVFTGYYKNPEATRAVLSEDGWFRTGDLGTIDELGRVFLVGRSKSMILGTNGQNIFPEEIEVVLNQLPYVQESLIVSREGRLTALIVPNQNLLTEQNIDAATLGQIMDNNLSDLNKKIPAYSAVGGYEILFDPFAKTPKGSIKRFMYR, from the coding sequence ATGTACAACCTTACAATCAACGACAGTTTCCTGAAGACGTTCCAGCGCGCCATCCTCGAATGCTGGGACAAACCCGCCATTGAAGAATACAAATCCTCGAGCATCACCTACGGTGAGCTCGCCGCCGAGCTGGACAAGACCGTCCGGTTCTGGAAGGCGGCCGGTCTGCAGGCCGGGGACAAGATCGCCATCAACGCCCGTTCCAGCGCCGGCTGGGGCAAGACCTTCTTCGCCGCCCAGACCGGCGGCTTCGTGGCCGTGCAGCTCTTCAACGGCTTCACGCCCGCCGACACGATGCAGCTCGTGAACCATTCCGACAGCCGCATCCTCTACACCGAGAAGGCCATCTTCGACAAGATGGACTTCGAGGCCATGCCCGCCCTGCTCGGCGCCATCGACACCCGGAGCGGCGAGCTGCTGGCGGCGCGCGGCGACTTCGCGGAGCGCTACGCCGCCCGCGACGCGGCCTTCGCCGCCGCCTACCCGGGCGGCTTCACCCGCGAGGACGTCCGTTTCGCCGAGCGCGGCCTGGACGAGCTCTGCGCCCTGATGTACACGTCCGGCTCCACCGGCAACCCGAAGGGCGTGATGATCTCCGTCCGCAACTTCAGCTCCAACATCCAGCTCATCCCGAACCACTTCCCCTACAAGCGCGAAGACAACTACGTCAGCGTCCTCCCCTACGCCCACATCTTCGGCCTGGTCTACGACCTGATGGCCCCGCTGTGCTACGGCATGACGCTGTGCATCCTCTGCATCCCGCCGGTGCCCGCCAACCTCAAGCCGGCCCTGCGCCAGTACAGGCCGTTCGTGTTCTTCGCCGTCCCGCTGATCATCAACAAGATGCTCGACGACACCATCGGCGAGTTCATCCGCAGCAAGAGCGGCGCCGCCAAGCTGGCCGACCACGTGCACAACCCGGATTTCTGCGAAGCCCTGCGCACCATCTTCATGAACGCCTTCGGCGGCAACCTCGGCCTGATGATCACGGGCGGCGCGGCCATGCCGGAGCAGCTGGAGCGCCTCTTCCTGGAGCAGCTCAAGGTCCCGTTCGTGACCGGCTACGGCATGACCGAATGCACGCCGACCATCACGCTCGGCCACAAGGAGACCTACGTGATGAAAGAGTGCGGCGAGCCCGTCCCGGAGGGCATCGAGCTCAAGATCGACTCCCCGGATCCCCGCCACGTCGCCGGCGAGGTGATGGTCCGCGGCCACGTGGTCTTCACCGGCTACTACAAGAACCCGGAGGCCACCCGCGCCGTGCTGAGCGAGGACGGCTGGTTCCGCACCGGCGACCTCGGCACCATCGACGAGCTGGGCCGCGTGTTCCTGGTGGGCCGCAGCAAGAGCATGATCCTCGGCACCAACGGCCAGAACATCTTCCCGGAGGAGATCGAGGTGGTGCTCAACCAGCTCCCCTACGTCCAGGAATCGCTGATCGTCAGCCGGGAAGGCCGTCTGACCGCGCTCATCGTGCCCAACCAGAACCTGCTCACCGAGCAGAACATCGACGCCGCCACCCTCGGCCAGATCATGGACAACAACCTGAGCGACCTCAACAAGAAGATTCCGGCCTACTCCGCCGTGGGCGGCTACGAGATCCTCTTCGACCCGTTCGCCAAGACCCCCAAGGGAAGCATCAAGCGCTTCATGTACCGCTAG
- a CDS encoding 5-methylthioadenosine/S-adenosylhomocysteine deaminase — protein MLEDFRLRVFQRVAELGSFTAAAKALGITQPAVSQHIAELEKFAGGQLFERGRGRIALTARGRVFLTHATGILDGYKRLEGEFRQPETVLLRHVLHEGRKTNILIRRDRFEDLDAPEDTVADRVIEADGTVIFPSFYNAHTHAAMTLLRGTADDVPLKTWIEEYIWPAEAKMTPDDIRRGDELAIREMVATGTTFFSDMYFDPEEAVAAADAAGIRTAFGLTVLEGHPKAQAEELREYIKNWKDPSDGRIQLVMAPHSIYTVGTERLKRCASFARHHDMLLHIHLSETRREIENCLREHGTTPVRYLDKIGFLGPDVLAAHCVHVDAEEWKILADRGVTVAHCPCSNLKLGSGRFPYELAIASGCRITIGTDSAASNNNLDMHEEMKVAALLAKVNGDATLLPAELVFRWATRNAAEFFGIDAGEIAVGKQADALLVDLTVPQMQPAHNLLSNWVYAADSSAIRHVLCAGRVLK, from the coding sequence ATGCTAGAAGACTTCAGATTACGCGTATTCCAGCGTGTCGCCGAGCTAGGCAGCTTCACCGCCGCCGCCAAGGCCCTCGGCATCACGCAGCCGGCGGTCAGCCAACACATCGCCGAGCTGGAAAAGTTTGCCGGCGGCCAGCTCTTCGAGCGCGGCCGCGGACGGATCGCCCTGACTGCCCGCGGGCGGGTTTTCCTCACGCACGCTACCGGCATCCTGGATGGCTACAAGCGCCTGGAAGGCGAATTCCGCCAGCCGGAGACCGTCCTCCTCCGCCACGTCCTGCACGAAGGGCGCAAGACCAACATCCTGATCCGCCGCGACCGTTTCGAGGACCTCGACGCGCCGGAGGACACCGTGGCCGACCGCGTGATCGAGGCCGACGGCACGGTCATCTTCCCTTCCTTCTACAACGCCCACACCCACGCGGCGATGACCCTGCTGCGCGGCACGGCGGACGACGTCCCCCTGAAGACCTGGATCGAGGAGTATATCTGGCCCGCCGAGGCGAAAATGACGCCGGACGACATCCGGCGCGGCGACGAGCTCGCCATCCGCGAGATGGTTGCCACCGGCACGACCTTCTTCAGCGACATGTACTTCGATCCCGAAGAGGCCGTCGCGGCGGCCGATGCCGCAGGCATCCGCACCGCCTTCGGCCTCACGGTGCTGGAAGGCCACCCCAAGGCCCAGGCGGAGGAACTCCGGGAATACATCAAGAACTGGAAGGATCCCTCCGACGGACGCATCCAGCTCGTCATGGCACCCCATTCCATCTATACGGTCGGCACCGAGCGCCTCAAGCGCTGCGCCAGCTTCGCCCGGCACCACGACATGCTCCTGCACATCCACCTGAGCGAGACGCGGCGCGAGATCGAGAACTGCCTCCGCGAACACGGCACCACGCCGGTCCGCTATCTGGACAAGATCGGCTTCCTCGGCCCGGACGTGCTGGCAGCGCACTGCGTGCACGTCGACGCCGAGGAGTGGAAGATCCTGGCCGACCGGGGCGTCACGGTCGCCCACTGCCCCTGCTCCAACCTCAAGCTGGGCAGCGGCCGTTTCCCCTACGAGCTGGCCATCGCTTCGGGCTGCCGCATCACGATCGGCACCGACAGCGCCGCCTCCAACAACAACCTTGACATGCACGAGGAGATGAAAGTCGCGGCCCTGCTCGCCAAGGTCAACGGCGACGCCACGCTGCTCCCGGCCGAGCTGGTCTTCCGCTGGGCCACCCGCAACGCCGCCGAGTTCTTCGGCATCGACGCGGGCGAGATCGCGGTCGGCAAGCAGGCCGACGCGCTGCTCGTCGACCTCACGGTCCCGCAGATGCAGCCCGCCCACAACCTCCTGTCCAACTGGGTCTACGCCGCCGACAGTTCGGCCATCCGGCACGTCCTCTGCGCGGGACGCGTATTGAAATAG
- a CDS encoding 4Fe-4S dicluster domain-containing protein: MAYKINPDTCVACGTCQGECPSGAIKEGDVYTIDPNICIDCGTCADACPMGAIAPAE; encoded by the coding sequence ATGGCTTATAAGATTAATCCTGACACCTGCGTGGCTTGTGGTACTTGCCAAGGTGAATGCCCCTCCGGCGCTATCAAGGAGGGTGATGTCTACACGATCGACCCGAACATCTGCATCGACTGCGGCACCTGCGCCGATGCCTGCCCGATGGGCGCCATCGCTCCCGCAGAGTAG
- a CDS encoding topoisomerase-4 subunit B, with product MPNNSNYTDDNIRTLEGVQHVRLRPGMYIGRLGNGNNPGDGIYVLLKEIVDNSIDEFAMGYGKEVRITIQMNDVTVRDFGRGIPLDSVVKAVSILNTGGKFDDKVFKKSVGLNGVGTKAVNALSENFYVCSYRDGQSSWARFERGELKESGKGETHEKNGTLVTFTPDKMMFGEYAYNMDFVETMVKNYSYLKKGLTINFNGTPYKSENGLLDLVNENLSDEPLYPPIHLEGEDIEIVLSHCNAYGENIASFVNGQNTRDGGTHLAAYREAIAKTLKDFFKKNYDPSDCRQGIVGAISIQIQEPNFEGQTKTKLGSNYMWEKQFHDESGALKTDIGPTIRSYVNDFVSKNLDNYLRIHKEIVPTIEEKIKSSQQEREEISGIQKKTRERNKRTNVYNPKLRDCRYHFNDKVTEKTQENIDNSSIFITEGDSASGTITKARNANYQAVFSLRGKPLNCYKEGRKKFAENEELNLLVSALGIEDDLENLRYNNIIVATDADDDGMHIRMLVLTFFMKYYPDLIRRGHVHILQTPLFRVRNKKENRYCYSPEEKEKAIAALKTGVEITRFKGLGEISSDEFVHFIGPEMRLDLVKLAEEESIADIMSFYMGDNTLERQNFIRANLRSEEELEDVNI from the coding sequence ATGCCAAATAACAGCAACTACACAGACGACAACATACGCACCCTCGAAGGCGTACAGCACGTACGCCTTCGTCCGGGTATGTACATCGGACGCCTGGGCAACGGCAACAACCCGGGCGACGGTATCTACGTCCTCCTCAAAGAGATCGTAGACAACTCCATCGACGAATTCGCGATGGGCTACGGCAAGGAGGTCCGCATCACCATACAGATGAACGACGTGACCGTCCGCGACTTCGGACGCGGCATCCCCCTGGATTCCGTGGTCAAGGCCGTGAGCATCCTCAACACCGGCGGCAAATTCGACGACAAGGTCTTCAAGAAGTCGGTCGGCCTCAACGGCGTGGGCACCAAGGCGGTCAACGCCCTCTCCGAGAACTTCTACGTCTGCTCCTACCGCGACGGCCAGAGCTCCTGGGCGCGCTTCGAGCGCGGCGAACTCAAGGAGAGCGGCAAGGGCGAGACGCACGAGAAGAACGGCACGCTCGTCACCTTCACCCCGGACAAGATGATGTTCGGCGAGTACGCCTACAACATGGACTTCGTGGAGACGATGGTCAAGAATTACTCCTACCTCAAGAAGGGACTGACCATCAACTTCAACGGCACGCCCTACAAGTCCGAGAACGGCCTGCTGGACCTCGTCAACGAGAACCTCAGCGACGAGCCGCTCTACCCACCCATCCACCTCGAGGGCGAGGACATCGAGATCGTCCTGAGCCATTGCAACGCCTACGGCGAGAACATCGCCTCCTTCGTCAACGGCCAGAACACCCGCGACGGCGGCACGCACCTCGCCGCCTACCGCGAGGCCATCGCCAAGACCCTCAAGGATTTCTTCAAGAAGAATTACGACCCCTCCGACTGCCGCCAGGGCATCGTGGGCGCCATCAGCATCCAGATCCAGGAGCCGAACTTCGAAGGCCAGACCAAGACCAAGCTCGGTTCCAACTACATGTGGGAGAAGCAGTTCCACGACGAATCCGGCGCGCTCAAGACCGACATCGGCCCGACGATCCGCTCCTACGTCAACGACTTCGTCTCCAAGAATCTCGACAACTACCTCCGCATCCACAAGGAGATCGTCCCCACGATCGAGGAGAAGATCAAGTCTTCCCAGCAGGAGCGCGAGGAGATCAGCGGCATCCAGAAGAAGACGCGCGAGCGCAACAAGCGCACCAACGTCTACAACCCCAAGCTGCGCGACTGCCGCTACCACTTCAACGACAAGGTCACGGAGAAGACCCAGGAGAACATCGACAATTCTTCGATCTTCATCACGGAGGGCGACTCCGCAAGCGGTACCATCACCAAGGCCCGCAACGCCAACTACCAGGCAGTCTTCTCGCTGCGCGGCAAGCCGCTCAACTGCTACAAGGAGGGCCGCAAGAAGTTCGCGGAGAACGAGGAGCTCAACCTGCTGGTCTCCGCCCTCGGCATCGAGGACGACCTGGAGAACCTCCGCTACAACAACATCATCGTCGCGACCGATGCCGATGACGACGGCATGCACATCCGCATGCTCGTGCTGACCTTCTTCATGAAGTACTACCCCGACCTGATCCGTCGCGGTCACGTCCACATCCTCCAGACCCCCCTCTTCCGTGTGCGCAATAAGAAGGAGAACCGCTACTGCTATTCTCCCGAGGAGAAGGAAAAAGCCATCGCCGCCCTCAAGACCGGCGTGGAAATCACCCGCTTCAAGGGTCTCGGTGAGATTTCCTCCGACGAGTTCGTCCACTTCATCGGGCCCGAGATGCGTCTCGACCTGGTCAAGCTGGCCGAGGAGGAATCCATCGCGGACATCATGTCGTTCTACATGGGCGACAACACCCTGGAGCGGCAGAACTTCATCCGCGCCAATCTCCGTTCTGAAGAGGAGCTGGAAGATGTGAACATTTGA